One Acanthopagrus latus isolate v.2019 chromosome 12, fAcaLat1.1, whole genome shotgun sequence genomic region harbors:
- the LOC119029515 gene encoding coiled-coil domain-containing protein 106, whose amino-acid sequence MSDQVQTTSDSLCKLVRWAHSHGTICNLIPSLQHPTTGSYRSVPAPEPGHHGSGIPVAVWGCSAGHAYHWPLSDHGNGSGGSANTGKGQERFVGGRPSNKVTVRASCDLSCSEAASEGEEFSSRLFDIAGCDSSATDDDDDYEPHPPRKRGGAPGGTVAGKKVKQEETSAEDFNIAVTDAVSLACQATPDTHCEIAHTLLPSKPLPPSSQHVHGQVVGDEGSVDPEPELLGGRSCTTGTTEHSKRCSSATETTGKTAVGLNAMTRLRELLCAERSRNQKMTEMISSLKQDKELLQHELAAKAALICDFLQDKLRPERRLHRRSNQMEPGSSNMTSPDDVAGSDSATLFDSFEEMDLHPLECHRIQKSKRSRDGENTRVRMKNVVGVIARYMAALQEFRRSVSMKVAFDRVGVDRNTISRTAAIAELSLAAPEVFHALAPWDEKEETLAHYALRCRQAMDDNIKAKIKTMKAKGELLPIVSK is encoded by the exons ATGTCCGACCAGGTTCAGACCACCTCCGACAGTCTGTGTAAACTCGTCCGTTGGGCTCACAGCCACGGCACCATCTGCAACCTCATCCCCAGCCTGCAGCACCCCACCACCGGTTCTTACCGCAGTGTGCCGGCCCCAGAACCCGGTCACCACGGCAGCGGCATCCCTGTCGCTGTGTGGGGCTGCAGCGCGGGACACGCCTACCACTGGCCCCTCAgtgaccatggcaacggctCTGGAGGCTCAGCGAATACCGGCAAGGGCCAGGAGAGGTTTGTTGGAGGGCGCCCATCCAATAAG GTGACAGTGAGGGCGTCATGTGACCTCTCCTGTAGCGAAGCAGCATCAGAGGGGGAGGAGTTCAGCAGCCGGCTGTTTGACATCGCTGGATGCGACTCCTCGGCCACTGACGACGATGACGACTACGAGCCCCACCCACCGAGGAAAAGAGGCGGGGCACCAGGAGGAACGGTCGCCGGGAAGAAGGTCAAGCAGGAAGAAACGTCAGCAGAGGATTTTAACATAGCAGTGACAGACGCTGTGTCGCTGGCTTGTCAGgccacaccagacacacactgtgaaatcgcacacacactgttgccCAGCAAGCCCCTCCCACCCAGCTCTCAGCATGTGCATGGACAGGTAGTAGGTGATGAGGGGTCAGTGGACCCAGAGCCGGAGCTGCTTGGAGGACGCAGCTGCACGACAGGGACCACGGAACACAGCAAAAGATGCAGCTCTGCCACCGAGACCACGGGGAAGACCGCAG TGGGGCTCAACGCGATGACGAGGCTGCGAGAGCTTCTGTGTGCAGAACGCAGCCGCAACCAGAAGATGACAGAGATGATCTCCAGTCTGAAGCAGGacaaagagctgctgcagcatgaaCTCGCCGCAAAAGCCGCGCTCATCTGCGACTTCCTGCAGGACAAACTGCGGCCAG AGAGGAGGTTGCATCGTCGTTCTAATCAGATGGAACCAGGAAGTTCAAACATGACCTCTCCTGATGACGTGGCAGGGTCTGATTCAGCGACACTGTTTGACTCATTTGAAGAAATGGACCTTCACCCTCTGGAGTGCCACCGGATCCAGAAGAGCAAGAGGAGCCGAGATGGAGAAAACACCCGAGTCAGGA TGAAAAACGTGGTGGGTGTGATAGCGCGCTACATGGCAGCCCTACAAGAGTTTCGCCGCAGTGTTTCCATGAAGGTGGCCTTTGACCGGGTCGGCGTGGACCGCAACACCATCTCCCGTACGGCGGCCATAGCTGAGCTCAGCCTGGCCGCTCCGGAGGTGTTTCACGCACTGGCACCATgggatgagaaggaggagacgCTGGCACATTATGCCCTCCGCTGCAGACAGGCGATGGACGACAACATCAAAGCCAAGATCAAGACGATGAAGGCAAAGGGCGAACTGCTGCCCATTGTGTCCAAGTGA